A stretch of Vigna angularis cultivar LongXiaoDou No.4 chromosome 4, ASM1680809v1, whole genome shotgun sequence DNA encodes these proteins:
- the LOC108322832 gene encoding U-box domain-containing protein 44 isoform X1, giving the protein MENELLTRASLAPTSELLSRTILAVFDTVKAANEVVIHKENFKRFAIHLENVSSILKSLSKEDIHNAWSLQKAMAGLNREVEVARQLSVECNSRSKVYLLINSRKIVTRLNCCTKDIGRAITLIPLASLNISSDLNQQISELCQKMLDAEYQTAATDEEILKKVETAIQEGNVDRSYATQLLAGTARAIGVPVEHVALKREFEDLKNEMENAKSRMDMSEALHMEQIIAVLGKADFITSAQEKESKYFEKRNSLGERPLRALHSFYCPISHEIMVDPVETSSGKTFERSEIEKWFAEGNNLCPLTRLPLDTKLLRPNKTLKMSIQEWKDRNTMITISTIKSELETNDEEEVIRSLDKLQDLCLEREVHREWLQIENYITVLIGLLSSKNREIRKRVLLILSMLVMDNAENKEDIAIVDNGLGLIVRSLSRQVEERKLALKLMLELSKSKTLCSLIGNIQGSILLLVTMLNSDDVEAAKNAHELLENLSFLDQNVIEMAKANYLKPLLLKLSTGPENVKRVMAETLSEITLIDQNKLSLVKDGALQPLLQLLLNDDLEIKKVSVKALLQLSSMPENCLQMIKEGVAQPLLELLYCHSLQSPTLLEQVVATIMHLAMSTTHQQAEAEQLSLLDSDEDVYKFFSLISLTDPEIQNKILKAFQALSQSFYGFRIRKRLRQISAAKLLVNLLETNTQKVRVNALKLFYCLTEDDDYGNISPHITERFIEVLLAIINASDNAEEMITVMGIISKLPQESQMTHWLLDSGALKTILTCLTDQHSHASDKIIENSVQALCRFTVSSNLEWQKSVALEGIIPVLVQKLLSGTPFTKQNAAISIKQFSESSYRLSERIKKPGIFKCCFVARETGCPAHLGTCSIENSFCILQANALEPLVRLLSDTDVRTCEASLDAILTLVDIEAPQSGSKVLANSNAIAPMLKLLSVEAPRLQEKILIALERIFQLDEVRNKYKAVATMALVGITQGKDSRLKSLAGRGLAQLGILDKQSSYF; this is encoded by the exons ATGGAAAACGAATTATTAACTCGTGCCTCACTTGCCCCAACATCGGAGTTACTTTCTCGGACCATACTTGCTGTATTTGACACTGTGAAAGCAGCCAATGAGGTGGTCATTCACAAGGAAAATTTTAAGAGATTCGCTATTCATTTGGAGAATGTTTCGTCTATATTAAAGTCTTTGTCAAAGGAAGACATACACAACGCCTGGAGCTTGCAAAAGGCTATGGCTGGTCTCAACCGAGAGGTTGAAGTTGCTAGGCAGCTTTCTGTTGAGTGCAACAGTAGAAGTAAGGTTTATCTTCTAATcaattcaagaaagattgttACCCGCTTGAATTGTTGTACCAAGGATATAGGTCGTGCCATAACTCTTATCCCTTTGGCCTCTTTAAACATTAGCTCTGATTTAAATCAACAGATAAGTGAATTGTGTCAGAAAATGTTAGATGCTGAGTATCAAACAGCTGCAACAGATGAGGAGATTTTGAAGAAAGTTGAGACAGCAATACAAGAGGGAAATGTTGATCGGTCGTATGCAACTCAGTTGCTAGCTGGCACTGCACGTGCCATTGGTGTCCCCGTGGAGCATGTTGCTTTGAAAAGAGAATTCGAAGATCTGAAAAATGAAATGGAAAATGCCAAGTCAAGGATGGACATGTCAGAAGCTCTACACATGGAGCAGATTATTGCAGTGCTTGGAAAGGCAGATTTTATAACTTCAGCACAAGAGAAGGAAAGTAAGTATTTTGAGAAGAGAAATTCCTTGGGAGAGAGACCATTGAGAGCTCTGCATTCCTTTTACTGCCCAATCTCTCATGAAATCATGGTGGACCCTGTGGAGACTTCTTCTGGGAAGACATTTGAGAGAAGTGAAATAGAGAAATGGTTTGCTGAAGGGAACAATCTCTGTCCCTTGACCAGGTTGCCTCTGGATACTAAACTCCTGAGGCCAAATAAAACTCTTAAAATGTCTATTCAAGAATGGAAGGATAGGAACACTATGATTACCATTTCTACCATCAAATCCGAACTTGAAACGAatgatgaagaggaagtgattcgGTCCTTAGACAAATTACAGGACCTGTGCTTAGAAAGAGAGGTGCACCGGGAATGGTTACAAATTGAGAATTACATTACTGTTCTCATTGGACTTCTTAGTTCTAAAAATCGTGAAATAAGGAAGCGTGTTCTACTCATCCTTTCTATGCTTGTAATGGATAATGCGGAGAACAAG GAAGATATTGCTATAGTGGATAATGGACTAGGATTGATTGTTCGCTCACTTTCACGACAAGTTGAGGAGCGCAAGTTGGCATTGAAGTTGATGTTGGAGCTATCTAAAAGTAAAACGTTGTGCAGTCTGATAGGAAACATTCAAGGAAGCATACTTCTGCTGGTAACAATGTTAAATAGTGATGATGTCGAAGCAGCCAAAAATGCACATGAGCTGCTGGAGAACCTCTCTTTCCTTGATCAGAATGTTATAGAGATGGCCAAGGCAAATTATCTTAAGCCTTTACTGCTGAAACTTTCTACAG GACCAGAAAATGTGAAAAGAGTCATGGCTGAAACTTTATCAGAAATTACATTAATCGACCAGAATAAATTGTCTTTGGTCAAAGATGGGGCATTGCAACCTCTTCTTCAGCTGCTCTTAAATGATGATTTGGAAATCAAGAAGGTGTCTGTCAAAGCTTTACTACAGCTCTCAAGCATGCCAGAGAATTGCCTGCAGATGATTAAGGAAGGTGTTGCTCAACCACTGTTGGAACTGCTATACTGTCACAGTTTACAGTCACCTACTCTGCTTGAACAGGTTGTTGCCACAATAATGCATCTTGCGATGTCAACAACTCACCAACAAGCTGAAGCAGAACAGCTTTCATTGTTAGATTCCGATGAAGACGTGTACAAATTCTTCTCTCTAATTTCTTTGACAGACCCTGAGATACAAAACAAGATTCTCAAAGCTTTTCAGGCGCTGAGCCAATCTTTCTATGGCTTCCGGATCAGAAAGCGGTTGAGACAG ATATCGGCCGCTAAATTATTGGTAAACTTATTGGAGACTAATACTCAAAAAGTGCGGGTCAATGCCTTGAAGCTTTTCTATTGCTTGACAGAAGACGATGATTATGGCAACATCTCACCACATATAACTGAAAGATTCATTGAAGTCTTGCTTGCCATCATTAATGCTTCTGATAACGCAGAGGAGATGATTACTGTAATGGGTATCATCTCTAAACTACCGCAGGAGTCTCAAATGACCCATTGGCTTCTAGATTCTGGGGCACTTAAAACTATTTTGACTTGTCTTACCGATCAACATAGCCATGCCTCAGACAAAATCATAGAGAATTCTGTTCAAGCTCTTTGTCGTTTCACTGTCTCGTCGAATCTGGAGTGGCAGAAGAGTGTGGCTTTAGAAGGCATAATCCCAGTACTGGTGCAAAAGCTGCTTTCTGGAACACCCTTTACAAAACAAAATGCAGCCATTTCGATCAAGCAGTTTTCGGAAAGTTCCTATCGCTTGAGCGAGCGGATAAAGAAGCCAGGTATTTTCAAATGCTGCTTTGTAGCCCGAGAAACTGGTTGCCCAGCACACTTGGGCACCTGCTCAATCGAGAATTCATTCTGCATTCTGCAAGCTAATGCCTTGGAGCCCCTTGTGCGCTTGCTTAGTGACACGGATGTTAGAACCTGCGAAGCTTCCTTAGATGCGATACTAACTTTGGTTGATATTGAAGCACCGCAGAGTGGAAGTAAGGTACTTGCAAATTCAAATGCTATTGCACCGATGTTAAAATTGTTGAGTGTTGAAGCTCCCAGGTTGCAGGAAAAAATTCTAATAGCTTTAGAACGAATTTTTCAACTAGATGAAGTGAGAAATAAGTACAAAGCTGTGGCTACAATGGCCTTGGTAGGCATAACTCAAGGGAAAGATAGCCGTTTGAAAAGTCTTGCTGGTAGAGGCCTTGCTCAATTGGGTATACTTGATAAACAGTCTTCTTATTTTTAG
- the LOC108322832 gene encoding U-box domain-containing protein 44 isoform X2: protein MENELLTRASLAPTSELLSRTILAVFDTVKAANEVVIHKENFKRFAIHLENVSSILKSLSKEDIHNAWSLQKAMAGLNREVEVARQLSVECNSRSKVYLLINSRKIVTRLNCCTKDIGRAITLIPLASLNISSDLNQQISELCQKMLDAEYQTAATDEEILKKVETAIQEGNVDRSYATQLLAGTARAIGVPVEHVALKREFEDLKNEMENAKSRMDMSEALHMEQIIAVLGKADFITSAQEKESKYFEKRNSLGERPLRALHSFYCPISHEIMVDPVETSSGKTFERSEIEKWFAEGNNLCPLTRLPLDTKLLRPNKTLKMSIQEWKDRNTMITISTIKSELETNDEEEVIRSLDKLQDLCLEREVHREWLQIENYITVLIGLLSSKNREIRKRVLLILSMLVMDNAENKEDIAIVDNGLGLIVRSLSRQVEERKLALKLMLELSKSKTLCSLIGNIQGSILLLVTMLNSDDVEAAKNAHELLENLSFLDQNVIEMAKANYLKPLLLKLSTENVKRVMAETLSEITLIDQNKLSLVKDGALQPLLQLLLNDDLEIKKVSVKALLQLSSMPENCLQMIKEGVAQPLLELLYCHSLQSPTLLEQVVATIMHLAMSTTHQQAEAEQLSLLDSDEDVYKFFSLISLTDPEIQNKILKAFQALSQSFYGFRIRKRLRQISAAKLLVNLLETNTQKVRVNALKLFYCLTEDDDYGNISPHITERFIEVLLAIINASDNAEEMITVMGIISKLPQESQMTHWLLDSGALKTILTCLTDQHSHASDKIIENSVQALCRFTVSSNLEWQKSVALEGIIPVLVQKLLSGTPFTKQNAAISIKQFSESSYRLSERIKKPGIFKCCFVARETGCPAHLGTCSIENSFCILQANALEPLVRLLSDTDVRTCEASLDAILTLVDIEAPQSGSKVLANSNAIAPMLKLLSVEAPRLQEKILIALERIFQLDEVRNKYKAVATMALVGITQGKDSRLKSLAGRGLAQLGILDKQSSYF from the exons ATGGAAAACGAATTATTAACTCGTGCCTCACTTGCCCCAACATCGGAGTTACTTTCTCGGACCATACTTGCTGTATTTGACACTGTGAAAGCAGCCAATGAGGTGGTCATTCACAAGGAAAATTTTAAGAGATTCGCTATTCATTTGGAGAATGTTTCGTCTATATTAAAGTCTTTGTCAAAGGAAGACATACACAACGCCTGGAGCTTGCAAAAGGCTATGGCTGGTCTCAACCGAGAGGTTGAAGTTGCTAGGCAGCTTTCTGTTGAGTGCAACAGTAGAAGTAAGGTTTATCTTCTAATcaattcaagaaagattgttACCCGCTTGAATTGTTGTACCAAGGATATAGGTCGTGCCATAACTCTTATCCCTTTGGCCTCTTTAAACATTAGCTCTGATTTAAATCAACAGATAAGTGAATTGTGTCAGAAAATGTTAGATGCTGAGTATCAAACAGCTGCAACAGATGAGGAGATTTTGAAGAAAGTTGAGACAGCAATACAAGAGGGAAATGTTGATCGGTCGTATGCAACTCAGTTGCTAGCTGGCACTGCACGTGCCATTGGTGTCCCCGTGGAGCATGTTGCTTTGAAAAGAGAATTCGAAGATCTGAAAAATGAAATGGAAAATGCCAAGTCAAGGATGGACATGTCAGAAGCTCTACACATGGAGCAGATTATTGCAGTGCTTGGAAAGGCAGATTTTATAACTTCAGCACAAGAGAAGGAAAGTAAGTATTTTGAGAAGAGAAATTCCTTGGGAGAGAGACCATTGAGAGCTCTGCATTCCTTTTACTGCCCAATCTCTCATGAAATCATGGTGGACCCTGTGGAGACTTCTTCTGGGAAGACATTTGAGAGAAGTGAAATAGAGAAATGGTTTGCTGAAGGGAACAATCTCTGTCCCTTGACCAGGTTGCCTCTGGATACTAAACTCCTGAGGCCAAATAAAACTCTTAAAATGTCTATTCAAGAATGGAAGGATAGGAACACTATGATTACCATTTCTACCATCAAATCCGAACTTGAAACGAatgatgaagaggaagtgattcgGTCCTTAGACAAATTACAGGACCTGTGCTTAGAAAGAGAGGTGCACCGGGAATGGTTACAAATTGAGAATTACATTACTGTTCTCATTGGACTTCTTAGTTCTAAAAATCGTGAAATAAGGAAGCGTGTTCTACTCATCCTTTCTATGCTTGTAATGGATAATGCGGAGAACAAG GAAGATATTGCTATAGTGGATAATGGACTAGGATTGATTGTTCGCTCACTTTCACGACAAGTTGAGGAGCGCAAGTTGGCATTGAAGTTGATGTTGGAGCTATCTAAAAGTAAAACGTTGTGCAGTCTGATAGGAAACATTCAAGGAAGCATACTTCTGCTGGTAACAATGTTAAATAGTGATGATGTCGAAGCAGCCAAAAATGCACATGAGCTGCTGGAGAACCTCTCTTTCCTTGATCAGAATGTTATAGAGATGGCCAAGGCAAATTATCTTAAGCCTTTACTGCTGAAACTTTCTACAG AAAATGTGAAAAGAGTCATGGCTGAAACTTTATCAGAAATTACATTAATCGACCAGAATAAATTGTCTTTGGTCAAAGATGGGGCATTGCAACCTCTTCTTCAGCTGCTCTTAAATGATGATTTGGAAATCAAGAAGGTGTCTGTCAAAGCTTTACTACAGCTCTCAAGCATGCCAGAGAATTGCCTGCAGATGATTAAGGAAGGTGTTGCTCAACCACTGTTGGAACTGCTATACTGTCACAGTTTACAGTCACCTACTCTGCTTGAACAGGTTGTTGCCACAATAATGCATCTTGCGATGTCAACAACTCACCAACAAGCTGAAGCAGAACAGCTTTCATTGTTAGATTCCGATGAAGACGTGTACAAATTCTTCTCTCTAATTTCTTTGACAGACCCTGAGATACAAAACAAGATTCTCAAAGCTTTTCAGGCGCTGAGCCAATCTTTCTATGGCTTCCGGATCAGAAAGCGGTTGAGACAG ATATCGGCCGCTAAATTATTGGTAAACTTATTGGAGACTAATACTCAAAAAGTGCGGGTCAATGCCTTGAAGCTTTTCTATTGCTTGACAGAAGACGATGATTATGGCAACATCTCACCACATATAACTGAAAGATTCATTGAAGTCTTGCTTGCCATCATTAATGCTTCTGATAACGCAGAGGAGATGATTACTGTAATGGGTATCATCTCTAAACTACCGCAGGAGTCTCAAATGACCCATTGGCTTCTAGATTCTGGGGCACTTAAAACTATTTTGACTTGTCTTACCGATCAACATAGCCATGCCTCAGACAAAATCATAGAGAATTCTGTTCAAGCTCTTTGTCGTTTCACTGTCTCGTCGAATCTGGAGTGGCAGAAGAGTGTGGCTTTAGAAGGCATAATCCCAGTACTGGTGCAAAAGCTGCTTTCTGGAACACCCTTTACAAAACAAAATGCAGCCATTTCGATCAAGCAGTTTTCGGAAAGTTCCTATCGCTTGAGCGAGCGGATAAAGAAGCCAGGTATTTTCAAATGCTGCTTTGTAGCCCGAGAAACTGGTTGCCCAGCACACTTGGGCACCTGCTCAATCGAGAATTCATTCTGCATTCTGCAAGCTAATGCCTTGGAGCCCCTTGTGCGCTTGCTTAGTGACACGGATGTTAGAACCTGCGAAGCTTCCTTAGATGCGATACTAACTTTGGTTGATATTGAAGCACCGCAGAGTGGAAGTAAGGTACTTGCAAATTCAAATGCTATTGCACCGATGTTAAAATTGTTGAGTGTTGAAGCTCCCAGGTTGCAGGAAAAAATTCTAATAGCTTTAGAACGAATTTTTCAACTAGATGAAGTGAGAAATAAGTACAAAGCTGTGGCTACAATGGCCTTGGTAGGCATAACTCAAGGGAAAGATAGCCGTTTGAAAAGTCTTGCTGGTAGAGGCCTTGCTCAATTGGGTATACTTGATAAACAGTCTTCTTATTTTTAG